The Lactuca sativa cultivar Salinas chromosome 2, Lsat_Salinas_v11, whole genome shotgun sequence genome includes a window with the following:
- the LOC111902770 gene encoding pentatricopeptide repeat-containing protein At5g44230 isoform X1: MMVSISRTPTTSKILPNLSIINKQQPPQYVHQRKILESQIVSLLDSSNNLNQAKQIHAHIIRKCLDQCSYVITKLIRVLTAKFNVPMDPYPLRVFHQVKHPNPFLFTALIRGYSVQGPFMESVNLYNLMRRQGIGPVSFTFTALLKACSGGGVSLGMQIHGQVISLGMFTYDLFVGNTLIDMYVRGELLDSARKVFDEMSERNEISWTTLIVAYARHGNMDEASELFQGLPTKDMVAWTSMVMGFSQNANPRKALDYFEKMQEAQVKTDEVTLASVISACAQLGAPKYAKWVREVAEKAGFGPENNIIIGSALVDMYSKCGCIDDACNVFDKMPEKNVYSYSSLILGFAMHGYAQKAINLFEKMVKTDVKPNVVTFLGVLTACSHGGLVKQGQDLFEVMEKDYNVTPNADHYTCMVDLLGRAGCIDDAYDLINKMPILPHAGVWGALLGACRIHKNPKIAEIAANHLFELEPNAIGNYILLSNTYASAKKWNDVSRIRGLFRSKGLKKNPAYSWVEGAKGVIHEFLAGDMGHPRSLEIKRELEDLLCKLRLDGYKPVLSCVPYDVSDDEKMKILWGHSEKLALAYGLLGDSRIIRIVKNIRICEDCHVVMCGASKVSGREIVVRDNMRFHHFHDGVCSCNNFW; encoded by the coding sequence ATGATGGTTTCAATCTCTCGTACACCAACAACCTCCAAAATCCTCCCAAATCTTAGCATCATCAACAAACAACAACCTCCTCAATATGTTCATCAAAGAAAAATATTGGAATCACAAATAGTCTCACTACTCGACTCCTCCAACAATCTCAATCAAGCCAAGCAAATTCATGCCCACATCATTCGTAAGTGTCTTGATCAATGCTCCTATGTAATTACAAAGCTCATTCGTGTTTTAACTGCAAAATTCAACGTCCCTATGGACCCATACCCCCTTCGCGTCTTTCACCAAGTTAAGCACCCAAACCCGTTTTTGTTTACAGCTTTGATACGTGGTTACTCTGTACAAGGACCTTTTATGGAGTCTGTAAATTTGTATAATCTAATGAGACGACAAGGGATTGGTCCTGTGTCTTTTACATTCACAGCTTTGTTGAAAGCTTGTAGTGGTGGTGGGGTTAGTCTGGGTATGCAAATTCATGGGCAGGTTATAAGTCTTGGTATGTTTACTTATGATTTGTTTGTGGGTAATACTTTGATTGACATGTATGTTAGAGGCGAATTGTTAGATAGTGCTCGTaaagtgttcgatgaaatgtcTGAAAGAAATGAAATCTCGTGGACTACATTAATTGTGGCTTATGCAAGACATGGGAACATGGATGAAGCAAGTGAGTTGTTTCAAGGACTACCTACAAAGGACATGGTAGCATGGACATCAATGGTGATGGGATTTTCACAGAATGCCAATCCAAGAAAGGCTTTGGACTATTTTGAGAAAATGCAAGAGGCTCAGGTTAAAACAGATGAGGTCACATTAGCTAGTGTCATTTCAGCTTGTGCCCAATTAGGTGCACCCAAGTATGCTAAATGGGTTCGTGAAGTTGCTGAAAAAGCTGGATTTGGACCTGAAAATAATATCATTATAGGGTCTGCTTTagttgacatgtattcaaaatgTGGATGTATTGATGATGCATGTaacgtgtttgataaaatgcctgaGAAAAACGTTTACTCTTATAGCTCGTTAATTCTTGGATTTGCAATGCATGGATATGCACAAAAAGCAATCAACTTGTTTGAAAAAATGGTGAAAACGGATGTGAAACCAAATGTAGTAACATTTTTAGGAGTCCTCACAGCTTGTAGCCATGGAGGTTTAGTAAAACAAGGTCAAGATCTTTTTGAAGTGATGGAAAAAGACTATAATGTAACCCCAAATGCTGACCACTATACATGCATGGTGGATCTTCTTGGAAGAGCTGGATGCATTGATGATGCATATGATCTTATAAACAAAATGCCCATTTTGCCCCACGCGGGTGTCTGGGGAGCCTTGCTTGGTGCTTGTCGTATCCATAAGAACCCTAAAATTGCTGAAATTGCTGCAAATCATTTATTTGAACTCGAACCAAATGCTATAGGAAACTATATACTACTCTCAAACACTTATGCTTCTGCTAAAAAATGGAATGATGTTTCAAGAATTCGAGGGTTGTTTAGATCCAAGGGTTTGAAGAAGAATCCTGCGTATAGTTGGGTAGAAGGGGCAAAAGGGGTAATTCACGAGTTTCTTGCGGGTGACATGGGTCATCCTAGGAGTTTGGAGATTAAGAGAGAGTTGGAGGATCTTTTGTGTAAATTAAGGTTAGATGGGTATAAGCCGGTTTTGAGTTGTGTGCCTTATGATGTGAGTGATGATGAGAAGATGAAGATATTGTGGGGACACAGTGAAAAGTTGGCATTGGCGTATGGATTGCTTGGTGATTCTAGAATCATTAGGATTGTGAAGAATATAAGAATATGTGAAGATTGTCATGTGGTAATGTGTGGGGCTTCCAAAGTTAGTGGTAGGGAGATTGTTGTTAGGGATAACATGAGATTTCATCATTTTCATGATGGTGTATGTTCTTGCAATAACTTTTGGTGA
- the LOC111902770 gene encoding pentatricopeptide repeat-containing protein At5g44230 isoform X2: protein MMVSISRTPTTSKILPNLSIINKQQPPQYVHQRKILESQIVSLLDSSNNLNQAKQIHAHIIPLIRGYSVQGPFMESVNLYNLMRRQGIGPVSFTFTALLKACSGGGVSLGMQIHGQVISLGMFTYDLFVGNTLIDMYVRGELLDSARKVFDEMSERNEISWTTLIVAYARHGNMDEASELFQGLPTKDMVAWTSMVMGFSQNANPRKALDYFEKMQEAQVKTDEVTLASVISACAQLGAPKYAKWVREVAEKAGFGPENNIIIGSALVDMYSKCGCIDDACNVFDKMPEKNVYSYSSLILGFAMHGYAQKAINLFEKMVKTDVKPNVVTFLGVLTACSHGGLVKQGQDLFEVMEKDYNVTPNADHYTCMVDLLGRAGCIDDAYDLINKMPILPHAGVWGALLGACRIHKNPKIAEIAANHLFELEPNAIGNYILLSNTYASAKKWNDVSRIRGLFRSKGLKKNPAYSWVEGAKGVIHEFLAGDMGHPRSLEIKRELEDLLCKLRLDGYKPVLSCVPYDVSDDEKMKILWGHSEKLALAYGLLGDSRIIRIVKNIRICEDCHVVMCGASKVSGREIVVRDNMRFHHFHDGVCSCNNFW, encoded by the exons ATGATGGTTTCAATCTCTCGTACACCAACAACCTCCAAAATCCTCCCAAATCTTAGCATCATCAACAAACAACAACCTCCTCAATATGTTCATCAAAGAAAAATATTGGAATCACAAATAGTCTCACTACTCGACTCCTCCAACAATCTCAATCAAGCCAAGCAAATTCATGCCCACATCATTC CTTTGATACGTGGTTACTCTGTACAAGGACCTTTTATGGAGTCTGTAAATTTGTATAATCTAATGAGACGACAAGGGATTGGTCCTGTGTCTTTTACATTCACAGCTTTGTTGAAAGCTTGTAGTGGTGGTGGGGTTAGTCTGGGTATGCAAATTCATGGGCAGGTTATAAGTCTTGGTATGTTTACTTATGATTTGTTTGTGGGTAATACTTTGATTGACATGTATGTTAGAGGCGAATTGTTAGATAGTGCTCGTaaagtgttcgatgaaatgtcTGAAAGAAATGAAATCTCGTGGACTACATTAATTGTGGCTTATGCAAGACATGGGAACATGGATGAAGCAAGTGAGTTGTTTCAAGGACTACCTACAAAGGACATGGTAGCATGGACATCAATGGTGATGGGATTTTCACAGAATGCCAATCCAAGAAAGGCTTTGGACTATTTTGAGAAAATGCAAGAGGCTCAGGTTAAAACAGATGAGGTCACATTAGCTAGTGTCATTTCAGCTTGTGCCCAATTAGGTGCACCCAAGTATGCTAAATGGGTTCGTGAAGTTGCTGAAAAAGCTGGATTTGGACCTGAAAATAATATCATTATAGGGTCTGCTTTagttgacatgtattcaaaatgTGGATGTATTGATGATGCATGTaacgtgtttgataaaatgcctgaGAAAAACGTTTACTCTTATAGCTCGTTAATTCTTGGATTTGCAATGCATGGATATGCACAAAAAGCAATCAACTTGTTTGAAAAAATGGTGAAAACGGATGTGAAACCAAATGTAGTAACATTTTTAGGAGTCCTCACAGCTTGTAGCCATGGAGGTTTAGTAAAACAAGGTCAAGATCTTTTTGAAGTGATGGAAAAAGACTATAATGTAACCCCAAATGCTGACCACTATACATGCATGGTGGATCTTCTTGGAAGAGCTGGATGCATTGATGATGCATATGATCTTATAAACAAAATGCCCATTTTGCCCCACGCGGGTGTCTGGGGAGCCTTGCTTGGTGCTTGTCGTATCCATAAGAACCCTAAAATTGCTGAAATTGCTGCAAATCATTTATTTGAACTCGAACCAAATGCTATAGGAAACTATATACTACTCTCAAACACTTATGCTTCTGCTAAAAAATGGAATGATGTTTCAAGAATTCGAGGGTTGTTTAGATCCAAGGGTTTGAAGAAGAATCCTGCGTATAGTTGGGTAGAAGGGGCAAAAGGGGTAATTCACGAGTTTCTTGCGGGTGACATGGGTCATCCTAGGAGTTTGGAGATTAAGAGAGAGTTGGAGGATCTTTTGTGTAAATTAAGGTTAGATGGGTATAAGCCGGTTTTGAGTTGTGTGCCTTATGATGTGAGTGATGATGAGAAGATGAAGATATTGTGGGGACACAGTGAAAAGTTGGCATTGGCGTATGGATTGCTTGGTGATTCTAGAATCATTAGGATTGTGAAGAATATAAGAATATGTGAAGATTGTCATGTGGTAATGTGTGGGGCTTCCAAAGTTAGTGGTAGGGAGATTGTTGTTAGGGATAACATGAGATTTCATCATTTTCATGATGGTGTATGTTCTTGCAATAACTTTTGGTGA